ATGCATCGCGCTTGTCCAGCAACATGGCGTTTACCGGCGCGAAATGCGCGACCAGTGCCGCAAAGCCCTGCCAGAACACGTCGGGGTCAAGCCCGACAGGCTTCAGGACGCTATTGTCGATAAAGGTGGAGAGGGCCGCATCAACCTGAAGCCCGCTGCGCTCGATACGTTCGTTCATTTCACCCATGTCCATTCGCTCACATAAACCGGACGCACGGCAATGCCGCGCGTACCGAATCCGATGAACCTGGGGAGGAACGCCCGATGCCATGCCCCAAGACGGCATAGAGCGCAACCGTTGCAAGTGGAACAAGGGGTTCACCCCGGCCGCGCGAACCGCTACGCTGGTTGCAGATGCAACAGATTTCCGCCACTGAACAGGCGCTGACAAGCCGGATTGACGCCGCCGCCATGCTTGCGCAGGTACAGGCATGGTGCGCGATCAACACTGGCACTGGCAATCTCCACGGCCTTGCGCAGCAATGCGACGTGCTGGCGGAATGCTTCGCCGCGCTGCCCGGCACCGTGCGCAGGGTAGATCCATCGCCGGTTACCGCAATTGCCGCCGATGGGCACGAGGCTGAAACCGCCAACGGGGCGCATCTGGTCCTGTCCGTCCGCCCCGAAGCGCCCCGCCGCTATCTGCTGACGGGCCATATGGACACCGTGTTCGCGCCCGCCCACCCGTTCCAGGCACTGACATGGCTTGATCCCGAAACGCTGAATGGGCCGGGCGTCGCTGACATGAAGGGCGGCATTGCGGTGATCCTTGCCGCACTCACCGCGTTTGAGACCAGCCCTGTCGCCCCATCGGTCGGCTATGACGTTATGCTCAATTCGGATGAGGAAACTGGCAGCCTTGCGTCATCGACGCTGATCGCCGAACTGGCGCGCGGCAAGGTGGCGGCACTAACTTATGAGCCGTCTGCCCTGCCCGATGGCACTCTGGCGGGGGACCGCCCAGGCAGCGGCAATTACAGCGCGATCATTGCCGGACGCTCGGCCCATGCCGGGCGCAATCCGCAGGACGGCCGCAACGCAATCCTCGCCGCAGCCGATCTCGCCTTGCGCCTGAAGGCACTGGAAGAACCGGGCCTTTCGGTGAACCCTGCCCGGATCGACGGTGGCAGCGCCAACAATGTCGTGCCCGATCACGCGGTGTTGCGCTTCAACGTGCGCCCGCGCCTGCCCGATCAGGCACAACGCTTCATCGCCGCCCTGCACGAAGCGATGCGCGTGATCGAAAAGCTGCACGACGTTGCGATCCACCTCCACGGCGGCGTTTCCCGGCCGCCCAAGCCCCTGACGCCCGAAGCCACCGCCCTGTTCGGGCTTGTGCGCCAGTGTGGTGATGCGCTTGGCCAGCAGATCCGGTGGCAGGCATCCGGCGGGGTGTGCGATGGCAACAACATCGCCGCATGCGGGGTGCCTGTGGTTGACACGATGGGTGTGCGTGGCGGCGCGATCCATTCGGATCAGGAGTTCCTGATCGTGCCGTCTCTGGCAGAACGGGCGGCGCTGTCCGCGCTGGTCCTGCACCGACTTTCCGGGGGGAATTGATGACGTTCCGCATCCGCGCCGCACGCGCGACCGACCTGCAACCGCTCTATGAAATGGCAAAGCTGACCGGCGGCGGCTTCACCAACCTGCCACCTGATCGCAAATCGCTCACCACCAAGCTGGAACGCGCAGCAGCAGCCTATGCCAACGAAGATGATGGCGATCCCGACAACCTCAAGGACGAATTGTTCGTCCTGGTGCTGGAAGACACCACCACGGGCGAAGTGCGCGGCACCGCCCAGATCTTCACCTGCGTCGGGCGGCAGTGGCCATTCTATTCCTATCGCAAGGCCACGCTCACCCAGCATTCGAAGGAACTCAACCGCACCTTCCGCGCCGAAATGCTCGGCCTCGTCACCGACCTTGAAGGCTCCAGCGAAGTCGGCGGGCTGTTCCTTCACCCGTCGGAACGCGCAGGCGGCCTTGGCATGTTGCTGGCGCGCAGCCGTTATCTGTTCATCGCGATGCACCGCCAGCGCTTCGGCCACAAGATCCTGGCGGAGCTGCGCGGCGTGATCGACGAGCGCGGCGGATCACCGTTCTGGGATGGCGTGGCGGGCCGGTTCTTCGGAATGAGTTTTCAGGAAGCGGACTATTTCAACGCGATCAACGGCAACCAGTTCATTGCCGACCTGATGCCCAAGCATCCGGTCTATATCGCCATGCTGCCGGAAACCGCGCGCTCGGCCATCGGCCTGCCGCACCCTTCGGGCCGCGCGGCTATGCGCATGCTGGAGGAAGAAGGCTTTGCCTACGAAGGCTATGTCGACATTTTCGACGGCGGTCCCACCATGACCGCCCGGACGGACCGGGTGCGCTCGGTCTGCGAGGCGCAGGCGTCAATCGTGGCACACGTGCGCGCACCGGAAGGCAACGGCAGCGCGATCAAGGCGCTGGTGGCAACCGGCAGACTGGCGGATTACCGTTGCACCTTTGCGGAAGTGGCGGCCGGGCCAGACGGACTTGTGCTTGATCCGGTGGCGGCTGCGGCACTGGGCGTGACTGCTGGAGACACGGTCTGGCACGTCAGCCGCTAAAACCCTTTTCTGTGGGCGATTATGCCGTTTGCAAACACGGGCCGTAGAGCACCCTCCCCGCTGCGACTAACGCTTCTTTCAGAAGCGCAAGTGTCGCTCCCCTCCCTAAAAGGAGGGGCTGGGGGTGGGTTTGCGGCGACTGTGTTTGCAAATGATACTATCCTCTTTCTGTTGCAGGATATGACCCATGCCTCTCGTTGAAATCAACTTCGATGGCCTTGTCGGCCCAAGCCACAATTATGCAGGGTTGAGCCTCGGCAACCTCGCGTCATCTGCCCACGCCGGCGAAGTGTCCTATCCCCGCGCCGCCGCGCTTCAGGGCCTGGCCAAGATGCGGCACAACCTCGACCTTGGTCTTGTACAGGGCCTGTTCTCGCCGCTCCCTCGCCCCAACCCACGCTTCCTCGGTGCCCTTGGCCTCAACGCTTCTGATGACGCTGACCCGGTTCAGCGCCGGTTGCGGGCAGCCGCATGGTCGGCATCGTCGATGTGGACCGCCAATGCCGCCACGGTCAGCCCCGCGCCCGATACGCCGGACAGGCGCTGCCACCTCACCGCCGCCAATCTCGTCACCATGCCGCACCGTTCGCAGGAATGGCCCGATACCGTGCGGCAATTGCGGCTTGCCTTTGCCGATGCTGCACACTTCGCCGTGCATGATGCCGTGCCGCCCTGCTTCGGCGATGAAGGCGCGGCCAATCACATGCGGATGTGCGTCCGCCACGACGCGCCGGGCGTCGAACTTTTCGTCTATGGCAAGACCGGCGGCGCATTCCCCGCGCGCCAGCACGAACAGGCCAGCCGCGCCGTCGCCCGCCTGCATGGCCTTGATCCGGCCCGCTGCCTGTTCATCGAACAATCGTCCGAAGCGATAGCGGCAGGTGCGTTCCACAACGATGTCGTCGCGGTCGCCAATGAACGCGTCCTGTTCACCCACGAACAGGCCTTCGCCGATCCGCACGGCACATACGCGGCGATCCGCGAACGCTTGCCCGAAGCCGAAATCGTGGTCGTGTCCGCCAGCGCCGTCAGTCTTGCCGATGCGATCAGCAGTTACCTGTTCAACGCCCAACTGCTCACGCTGCCAACCGGAGAAATGGGCCTCGTAATCCCGCTGGAAGCGTGGGAGACGCCTGCCGTGCGTGTCTGGCTGGAAGGCCACATCGCCTCTAACGGACCGATCCGGCGGGTGCTGCCCGTCGATGTGCGGCAGTCGATGGCCAATGGCGGCGGCCCGGCCTGCCTGCGCCTGCGCGTTGTCGCCGATCCTGCCACCGTCGATCCGCGTTTCCTGCTGGATCATGACAAGGCCACGCTGGTTGAACAGGTCGTCGCCGCGCACTGGCCCGAACAGATCGATCCTGCTGATCTTGGTCGGGATTCCCTTGCGCAAACGGTCACATCAGCGCGCGCCGCCTTGCTCGATGCCTTGGACCTTGGGGAACTCGCCTGATTGGCGGTGCGTTTTGCATGGACTGATGCTGTCGCTGCGATTTACAGTGAACAGCCGTTTAACCAGACATTGGCCAGCAAAACGGGAACTGGCACGATGGTTGCTTTTGTTATTCGCAAACGAGGATAAATACCCCGCATGCTGAAAAAGATCGGTCGCCTGTTTGTCATCAAGACCCGCTTCGAGGCGTTCGCGATCATTTATGCGCTGTCATTGGGCGCGGTGGAGCGCGGCAAAGCCTACATGACCGAATATCCAGGCTTTGGCGGCAAGCTGCTGTTCCTGGCCGCCACCGGCGCAGTATTCGTGGCCGGCGCCAAGATCCTCGATGCCGTGCGGATGGAACGCGAAGCTGCGCAAGCCGCAATCGTGCCGACCGAAATCTGAGCATCGCAAATGGATAGGGGGCAAAAAGGGTAATAGGGCGATTCTGTTGCTAGGCTCGCCCCCAGCCCCCGGTTTCCGATTCTGTTACCCGGTTCGGTCCGAACCGTGCTCACGCTTTATAACTTCAGGGCGTTAGCCCCTAGAATTATGCTGCGAGAGCAAGTGCTTCGTTGTCGTTGGCACTTGTGAGTTTTGAGCCTTGAACGGGTTACTCAGCCCGGGCAAAAACAGCGCTTTTCAACACACGTCGATCCTAGTTCGGCCCCATCAACACCCTTGCGACAACAAGGCCCGCATCCCGAAAGACACGGTAGTGATGGTGGAGCCGCCGGGTACCGCCCCCGGGTCCGCTGTGCCTATTGCACGCCGCAATTTATCACCATAGCCGGCCTGAACCGGCAGGGACCCATATAGGGATGCAGCGGCAAATGAAAAGGGGCAGGATTGCTCCTGCCCCCGGCACACGTTTCGAAGTGAACGATCAGCCTTTTGCCTTCAGAGCGTCCCTGATCTCGGCCAGCAATTCCACTTCTGTCGGCCCGGCAGGCGCCGCAGGCGCATCCTCGACCGGCTTTTCGGTCATCCGGTTCACCGCTTTCACGATCAGGAAGATGATGAACGCCACGATCACGAAGTTCACGCCCTGCGTGATGAAATCGCCATAGCCGATCATCGGCACACCCGCTGCCTTGAGGTCTGCGTAAGCCAGTGGATCGCCCTTGAAGTCCGCCGGAACCGGTCCCAGCCGCACGAAGAAGCGCGTAAAGTCCACGCCACCCGTGATCCAGCCGACCACCGGCATGATCACGCTTTCGGTCAGCGACGTGACGATCTTGCCGAACGCCCCGCCGATGATCACGCCCACAGCCAAGTCCAGCACGTTGCCGCGCGCGATGAATGTCTTGAATTCGCCCAGAATGCTCACAGCTTCCCCCTTGATGTCGTTAACCATGATCCCTTGTCCGACCGTTGCCACCGGCTGACGAACGTCACAAGTCACAATTGGTTGCATATCGGTCACACTCTTGAAGTGCGGCCCTCTTACGCTATCTCTTGCACCATTCGGGCCGCGCCTGCGGTCCATCAAAGGGGTACGAAGTCGATGGCCGCTATCCGTTTTTCCCAGATTGCCTTCGCAACTGTCGCCGCCGCCAGCCTTTCGGCCTGCGGGATCAACTCGGTCCCCGCCGCCGAGGAAGAGGCCAAGGCGCGCTGGGCCGACGTTGAAAGCTCCTACCAGCGCCGCGCGGATCTGATCCCGAACCTCGTCGCCACGGCCAAGGGCGCCGCCGCATCGGAAACCACGATCCTGACGAACG
This genomic interval from Novosphingobium sp. CECT 9465 contains the following:
- a CDS encoding hydrolase — translated: MQQISATEQALTSRIDAAAMLAQVQAWCAINTGTGNLHGLAQQCDVLAECFAALPGTVRRVDPSPVTAIAADGHEAETANGAHLVLSVRPEAPRRYLLTGHMDTVFAPAHPFQALTWLDPETLNGPGVADMKGGIAVILAALTAFETSPVAPSVGYDVMLNSDEETGSLASSTLIAELARGKVAALTYEPSALPDGTLAGDRPGSGNYSAIIAGRSAHAGRNPQDGRNAILAAADLALRLKALEEPGLSVNPARIDGGSANNVVPDHAVLRFNVRPRLPDQAQRFIAALHEAMRVIEKLHDVAIHLHGGVSRPPKPLTPEATALFGLVRQCGDALGQQIRWQASGGVCDGNNIAACGVPVVDTMGVRGGAIHSDQEFLIVPSLAERAALSALVLHRLSGGN
- a CDS encoding arginine N-succinyltransferase is translated as MTFRIRAARATDLQPLYEMAKLTGGGFTNLPPDRKSLTTKLERAAAAYANEDDGDPDNLKDELFVLVLEDTTTGEVRGTAQIFTCVGRQWPFYSYRKATLTQHSKELNRTFRAEMLGLVTDLEGSSEVGGLFLHPSERAGGLGMLLARSRYLFIAMHRQRFGHKILAELRGVIDERGGSPFWDGVAGRFFGMSFQEADYFNAINGNQFIADLMPKHPVYIAMLPETARSAIGLPHPSGRAAMRMLEEEGFAYEGYVDIFDGGPTMTARTDRVRSVCEAQASIVAHVRAPEGNGSAIKALVATGRLADYRCTFAEVAAGPDGLVLDPVAAAALGVTAGDTVWHVSR
- a CDS encoding N-succinylarginine dihydrolase, which produces MPLVEINFDGLVGPSHNYAGLSLGNLASSAHAGEVSYPRAAALQGLAKMRHNLDLGLVQGLFSPLPRPNPRFLGALGLNASDDADPVQRRLRAAAWSASSMWTANAATVSPAPDTPDRRCHLTAANLVTMPHRSQEWPDTVRQLRLAFADAAHFAVHDAVPPCFGDEGAANHMRMCVRHDAPGVELFVYGKTGGAFPARQHEQASRAVARLHGLDPARCLFIEQSSEAIAAGAFHNDVVAVANERVLFTHEQAFADPHGTYAAIRERLPEAEIVVVSASAVSLADAISSYLFNAQLLTLPTGEMGLVIPLEAWETPAVRVWLEGHIASNGPIRRVLPVDVRQSMANGGGPACLRLRVVADPATVDPRFLLDHDKATLVEQVVAAHWPEQIDPADLGRDSLAQTVTSARAALLDALDLGELA
- the mscL gene encoding large conductance mechanosensitive channel protein MscL, which gives rise to MVNDIKGEAVSILGEFKTFIARGNVLDLAVGVIIGGAFGKIVTSLTESVIMPVVGWITGGVDFTRFFVRLGPVPADFKGDPLAYADLKAAGVPMIGYGDFITQGVNFVIVAFIIFLIVKAVNRMTEKPVEDAPAAPAGPTEVELLAEIRDALKAKG